The Hypanus sabinus isolate sHypSab1 chromosome 5, sHypSab1.hap1, whole genome shotgun sequence genome has a segment encoding these proteins:
- the LOC132394719 gene encoding zinc-binding protein A33-like → MEDHLSCAVCHDLFQDPVLIDCDHSFCRSCITQYWKSPGTAACPICRRETSSKTLRPNRTLAGIVESFANRETTQQECSRHKEKLTLFCQTDKQPLCVLCQHSKNHRGHELLLLEEAVQEFKEELKTSLKPVLDKKEECAAVKSDYEKTLKHIQDQGEMAEKQIKAQFETMHQFFRDQERIALEDLKLERERNCLEIKGKIEDATEVISSLSDTIQDIEEGLKEEDSIKFLTKFPETQKRAKRTVPELQKVYPLINVGKHVGSLQYRVWKKMLTVINAAPVILDSNTASPYLLLSDDLRTVRNTGKWMQLPKNPQRFDPCVSVLGSEGFTSGRHSWEVDVGNKTNWDFGIAKDSINRKGTIILNPDNGYWAVALRNGTEYWACTQPWKRLELSVHPRKIRISLDYEGGKVSFHDVDNLTHIYTFNGTFTGKLYPYFSPYLNRDGKNSDPLIICHRRVTIQEDEDPTWE, encoded by the exons ATGGAGGATCATCTGTCTTGTGCTGTATGTCATGATCTGTTTCAAGATCCTGTCTTAATCGACTGTGATCACAGCTTCTGCCGATCCTGTATTACTCAGTACTGGAAGAGCCCCGGCACAGCGGCCTGTCCCATATGTAGAAGAGAGACTTCCTCCAAAACCCTGAGGCCAAACCGCACCCTCGCCGGCATCGTTGAGTCGTTCGCAAACCGGGAGACAACGCAGCAGGAATGCAGCCGCCACAAGGAGAAGCTGACGCTGTTTTGCCAGACCGACAAGCAGCCCCTCTGTGTGCTCTGTCAGCATTCAAAGAATCATCGTGGCCACGAGCTGTTGCTGCTGGAAGAGGCCGTGCAGGAGTTCAAG GAAGAACTGAAAACGTCACTGAAGCCAGTCCTGGACAAGAAGGAGGAATGTGCTGCTGTGAAAAGTGATTATGAGAAAACATTAAAGCATATTCAG GACCAGGGAGAAATGGCAGAGAAACAGATTAAAGCCCAGTTTGAAACAATGCATCAGTTTTTCCGTGACCAAGAAAGGATCGCGCTGGAAGATCTcaaactggagagagagagaaactgcctGGAAATAAAGGGAAAGATCGAGGATGCCACAGAAGTCATCTCATCACTTTCAGACACCATTCAGGACATTGAAGAAGGGCTGAAGGAAGAGGACAGCATCAAATTTTTAACA AAATTTCCAGAAACCCAGAAAAG AGCAAAGCGAACTGTGCCAGAGCTGCAGAAGGTTTACCCTTTAATAAATGTGGGGAAGCATGTTGGCTCACTGCAGTACAGAGTGTGGAAGAAGATGCTGACAGTCATCAATGCAG CTCCGGTCATCCTTGACTCCAACACAGCCAGTCCTTATCTTCTGCTGTCTGATGATCTGAGAACCGTGAGAAACACCGGGAAATGGATGCAGCTTCCCAAGAACCCACAGAGGTTTGATCCCTGTGTGTCTGTCCTGGGATCAGAAGGATTCACATCAGGAAGACATTCCTGGGAGGTGGACGTGGGGAATAAGACAAACTGGGACTTTGGCATAGCCAAGGATTCCATTAACAGGAAGGGGACTATCATCCTGAATCCGGATAATGGATATTGGGCAGTCGCACTGAGAAATGGGACAGAgtactgggcctgtactcagccATGGAAACGCCTAGAGCTGAGTGTTCACCCGAGAAAGATCAGGATCTCCCTGGATTATGAAGGAGGAAAAGTGTCCTTTCATGATGTGGATAACCTGACCCACATCTACACTTTCAATGGCACATTCACTGGGAAACTATACCCTTACTTCTCTCCATATCTTAATCGTGATGGCAAGAATTCTGACCCACTGATAATCTGTCACCGCAGAGTAACAATCCAGGAGGATGAAGATCCAACCTGGGAATAA